A single Phoenix dactylifera cultivar Barhee BC4 chromosome 1, palm_55x_up_171113_PBpolish2nd_filt_p, whole genome shotgun sequence DNA region contains:
- the LOC103716610 gene encoding bromodomain-containing protein 3 produces the protein MEKRVLKIKLKALGTRIATDSAPDRGTSGLLLQDAAFTGLASSSEENIPTNYRKDMKRKRRPRAGHKKGKKKSLVNNPTLSPVRVNTEDDILNQADDGQLNSEMDNESPSLGSDKLSTMSSIGADMPNDKSTGKTGPSRVKVKLRSSRVLEPHRSYSDAQTPSNTDKSNPRVALEKEDSTYSDGQTSEKQNAVSEQLPRKSGSIKIKSSRGLGLSNEIMPDKNVNKLNGPQILGQRNLVLADDEKHVGPSMPRNLKQGEITLPSRDPRYKAKELNAALVVIKKVMKMEAAVPFNAPVNPDALGIPDYFDIIDTPMDFGTICHELERGHKYLNSEDVYKDVQYIWENCYKYNNKGDYILDLMKRVKKNFMKYWLAAGLYSDMPSSGATESTQIEDVTCSGQEKLHPKSKTKHKRRRYGIDRHKSDCLCAVCVVRRRRKEREESSAVLESQMAISNPNLPQEFRIEEASPVDNPCSEDATSSLDRSPETDANVDMEDVENELTIETPELMDIQEKETVESEMELDHDPSGRTGPHHSLPIENGTEDSNPLSQEEMEATQPGDQTVDTVVRQKEAAVAHHHPEEAQKKPGEPSVRNQLIKMQENIVQEENHSILWLCRSLFPSNVRSAWNGPHSLTRRHVSVRDSPIHAALATFMKP, from the exons ATGGAGAAGCGTGTGCTGAAAATCAAGCTAAAGGCTTTGGGTACAAGAATAGCTACTGATAGTGCTCCAGACAGAGGAACTTCTGGTCTACTGCTCCAAGATGCTGCATTTACTGGCTTAGCATCATCATCTGAAGAGAATATTCCTACAAATTATAGGAAAGACATGAAACGCAAGCGCAGACCTAGAGCAGGTcataagaaagggaaaaagaagagttTGGTGAATAATCCAACCTTGTCTCCAGTACGTGTAAACACAGAAGATGATATTTTGAATCAGGCTGATGATGGTCAGCTTAATTCTGAAATGGATAATGAATCACCTTCCCTTGGATCGGATAAGCTTAGCACCATGTCAAGTATTGGTGCTGATATGCCAAATGACAAATCAACGGGTAAAACAGGGCCCAGTCGGGTTAAGGTAAAACTCAGATCCTCGAGAGTATTGGAACCTCATCGAAGTTATTCGGATGCACAAACACCAAGTAATACAGATAAGAGTAATCCACGAGTGGCCTTGGAAAAGGAGGATAGTACTTATTCTGATGGACAGACATCAGAAAAGCAGAATGCTGTTTCAGAACAATTACCAAGAAAAAGTGGCAGCATCAAGATTAAATCTTCAAGGGGCTTAGGTCTGTCGAATGAAATCATGCCAGACAAAAATGTCAATAAGCTAAATGGTCCACAGATACTGGGTCAGAGAAATTTGGTTCTTGCAGATGATGAAAAACATGTGGGTCCATCAATGCCCAGGAATTTGAAACAAGGGGAAATAACACTGCCTTCTAGGGACCCTCGTTACAAGGCGAAAGAGTTGAATGCTGCACTGGTG GTGATTAAAAAAGTCATGAAAATGGAAGCAGCTGTGCCCTTCAATGCCCCTGTCAATCCTGATGCTCTGGGGATACCT gattattttgatattatagACACTCCAATGGATTTTGGCACTATTTGTCATGAGCTAGAACGTGGCCATAAATACTTGAACTCAGAGGATGTTTATAAAGATGTGCAATATATATGGGAAAACTGCTATAAGTACAACAACAAGGGTGATTATATTTTGGACCTTATGAAACGGGTGAAAAAGAATTTCATGAAGTACTGGTTGGCAGCTGGGTTGTATTCTGATATGCCAAGTAGTG gtGCCACTGAAAGTACTCAGATTGAGGATGTTACATGTTCAGGTCAGGAAAAGTTGCATCCAAAAAGCAAGACAAAGCATAAGCGTCGACGTTATGG GATTGATCGCCACAAAAGCGACTGCCTATGTGCTGTCTGTGTTGTTAGGCGTCGTAGGAAGGAACGTGAAGAAAGTTCAGCAGTTCTGGAGAGCCAAATGGCAATAAGCAATCCTAATCTTCCCCAAGAGTTCAGGATTGAG GAAGCCTCTCCTGTAGATAACCCTTGCAGTGAGGATGCTACCTCGAGCTTGGACCGCTCTCCAGAGACTGATGCCAATGTGGATATGGAAGACGTTGAAAATGAACTGACGATTGAGACCCCTGAGCTGATGGACATTCAAGAAAAGGAGACAGTAGAAAGTGAAATGGAACTAGATCACGACCCAAGTGGCAGAACCGGACCTCACCATTCATTGCCAATTGAAAATGGAACAGAGGATTCTAATCCACTGTCTCAAGAAGAAATGGAGGCAACGCAACCTGGAGACCAGACGGTTGACACAGTTGTGCGGCAGAAGGAAGCAGCAGTTGCCCATCATCATCCAGAGGAGGCGCAAAAGAAACCAGGG GAACCTTCAGTGAGGAATCAGCTGATCAAGATGCAAGAGAATATTGTGCAAGAAGAAAACCATTCAATCTTGTGGTTATGCAGGAGCCTTTTTCCGAGCAACGTTAGGTCTGCATGGAATGGACCCCATTCTTTAACCCGGCGACATGTTTCGGTACGAGATAGCCCCATCCACGCTGcattggcaacattcatgaaaccATAA
- the LOC103716612 gene encoding amino acid permease 4-like, whose protein sequence is MSSSPQLSHSQVHTKMEMQQGGDDDRIRTGDVWTATAHVITALVGSGVLTLPWSLAQLGWVLGPFVLVFFAFVTYYTAILLADCYRSPDPISGRRNYTYMNVIKAFRGEKDVLICGITQYAILWGTMVGYTITGAMSMMAIKRSGCFHEKGHDAKCEVSGTLYAVIFGIMEIVLSQLPNLEKISFVSYIAAAMSVAYSFTGLCLCSLEFSSHPEIRGTLFGVEIGSGHITLSTKIWRSFQALGNIAFAYTFAMLLIEIEDTLRAPPPENKTINKASAYGIGATTLFYISLGCVGYAAFGNDAPGNILTGFYEPFWLIDIANVAVLIHLVGAYQIFAQPFFAFYEQWLATRWPNVGFFHRDYTIGVPFTKSVTLKFTLCKLLLRTLMVVFTTVVAMLVPFFNAVVSLLGSLGFWPLTVYYPVSMYISQAKIKRGQLKWVMLQIISILSLLVTVVAIIGSIADIIQHLNHVELFKIEL, encoded by the exons ATGTCATCTTCCCCTCAACTCTCTCATTCTCAAGTGCACACAAAGATGGAGATGCAGCAGGGTGGAGATGATGACCGCATTAGAACAG GGGATGTGTGGACAGCTACAGCACATGTAATTACAGCACTTGTGGGATCTGGTGTACTGACACTGCCATGGAGTCTTGCTCAACTAGGCTGGGTATTGGGTCCCTTTGTTCTAGTTTTCTTTGCATTCGTTACCTATTACACTGCCATTCTCCTAGCAGACTGTTACCGATCTCCTGACCCAATCAGTGGAAGACGAAACTACACATATATGAATGTGATAAAAGCATTTCGAG GTGAGAAAGATGTATTAATATGCGGAATCACCCAGTATGCTATACTATGGGGAACTATGGTGGGATATACAATCACTGGTGCTATGAGTATGAT GGCCATTAAGCGATCAGGTTGCTTCCATGAGAAGGGTCACGATGCTAAATGCGAAGTTTCTGGAACCTTATATGCTGTAATCTTTGGTATAATGGAAATTGTATTATCTCAACTCCCAAATTTAGAGAAGATTTCGTTTGTTTCATACATTGCAGCAGCAATGTCGGTTGCATACTCCTTTACTGGGTTATGCTTGTGCTCGTTGGAGTTTTCTTCCCACCCTGAGATCAGAGGAACTTTATTTGGAGTTGAGATAGGGAGTGGACATATCACATTATCTACAAAGATTTGGCGTTCTTTTCAAGCACTTGGCAACATTGCTTTTGCATACACTTTTGCCATGCTTCTAATAGAGATCGAG GATACTCTGAGAGCACCACCACCTGAAAACAAAACGATCAATAAAGCAAGTGCATATGGCATTGGAGCAACTACATTGTTCTACATCTCCCTCGGTTGTGTGGGATATGCAGCCTTTGGAAATGATGCACCTGGGAACATTCTTACCGGATTTTATGAACCATTCTGGCTTATCGACATTGCAAATGTTGCTGTCCTCATCCATCTTGTTGGAGCATATCAG ATATTTGCACAACCATTCTTCGCCTTCTATGAGCAGTGGCTAGCTACAAGATGGCCCAATGTAGGCTTCTTTCACAGGGATTACACAATAGGAGTGCCTTTTACCAAATCAGTAACTCTAAAATTCACACTCTGCAAACTTCTCCTGCGAACACTCATGGTAGTTTTTACAACAGTGGTAGCAATGCTGGTGCCATTCTTTAATGCAGTTGTAAGCTTGCTTGGTTCTCTGGGATTCTGGCCATTGACGGTATATTATCCTGTGTCAATGTATATAAGCCAAGCGAAAATCAAGAGGGGACAGCTAAAGTGGGTAATGTTGCAGATCATAAGCATACTCAGTCTGCTTGTTACCGTAGTTGCCATCATTGGATCAATCGCAGACATCATTCAGCATCTCAATCATGTCGAACTCTTCAAAATTGAACTATAA
- the LOC103716614 gene encoding amino acid permease 6-like isoform X1: MDQKRTIEDIDGGDHARQGTLWSATAHIVTAVIGSGVLALAWSVAQLGWIAGPLALFGFSGVTYYTSTLLANSYRSPDPIIGERNRTYMEAVRSYLGPKEVFMCGVAQYVNLWGTMVGYTITATTSMIAIRRSDCFHRNGHGARCEASGTVLMVVFGLIQVVLSQFPSLENITWLSVVAAVMSFAYSFIGLGLCIAQWASNGGIRGGLASSSAVSSSKRAWNSLLALGNIAFAYTFAEVLIEIQDTLKSPPPENKTMKKAAMYGIGVTTIFYLSLGCIGYAAFGDDAPGNILAGFGIYEPFWLIDVGNICLILHLVGAYQVYAQPVFATIERRIASQWPEAKFIHRTYTVRVPLMEGGPLSFTLSKLLLRSVFVLLTTLVAMLVPFFNAVLGLLGALSFWPLTVFFPVSMHIAQRGIGWGAPKWVLLQSLSMLCLLISVAASIGSVADIVDSLKLATPFKIVS; encoded by the exons ATGGATCAGAAAAGAACCATAGAAGACATTGACGGGGGTGATCACGCAAGACAAG GAACCTTATGGTCTGCTACAGCGCATATTGTTACCGCGGTCATCGGCTCGGGGGTGCTAGCCCTGGCATGGAGTGTTGCACAATTAGGCTGGATTGCAGGACCGCTCGCTCTCTTCGGCTTCTCCGGCGTAACCTATTATACTTCCACCCTCTTAGCCAATTCCTATCGATCACCCGATCCAATCATCGGAGAAAGAAATCGAACATATATGGAAGCAGTCAGATCATACTTAG GCCCCAAGGAAGTATTCATGTGTGGAGTTGCTCAGTATGTAAATTTATGGGGGACTATGGTGGGCTACACTATAACAGCTACAACCAGCATGAT CGCGATAAGGCGATCGGACTGCTTTCATCGAAACGGGCACGGCGCAAGGTGTGAGGCCTCCGGGACCGTGCTCATGGTAGTGTTTGGGTTaattcaagttgtgctctctCAATTTCCAAGCTTGGAGAACATAACATGGCTGTCAGTGGTGGCAGCTGTGATGTCATTTGCTTACTCCTTCATAGGGCTTGGTCTGTGCATAGCACAATGGGCTTCTAATGGTGGAATCAGAGGGGGGCTGGCCAGTTCCAGTGCGGTGTCATCGAGCAAGAGAGCATGGAATTCACTACTAGCATTGGGGAACATAGCTTTTGCTTACACTTTTGCTGAGGTCCTGATTGAAATCCAG GATACATTGAAGTCCCCTCCACCAGAAAACAAAACAATGAAGAAGGCAGCCATGTATGGAATAGGGGTCACCACAATCTTCTACCTTTCTCTTGGCTGCATCGGATACGCAGCTTTCGGGGATGATGCTCCTGGAAACATTCTCGCTGGTTTCGGAATCTACGAGCCCTTTTGGCTCATCGACGTTGGAAATATATGCCTCATCCTTCATCTAGTGGGAGCATACCag GTCTATGCACAACCAGTCTTTGCCACTATAGAGAGACGGATCGCCTCACAGTGGCCAGAAGCCAAGTTCATCCACAGGACCTACACTGTAAGAGTGCCCCTCATGGAGGGCGGCCCCTTAAGCTTCACGCTTTCGAAGCTTCTCCTCCGATCGGTCTTCGTCCTCCTCACGACATTGGTGGCAATGCTGGTGCCATTCTTCAATGCTGTCTTGGGCCTTCTTGGTGCATTGAGCTTTTGGCCGCTGACCGTCTTCTTTCCAGTGAGCATGCACATAGCTCAGAGGGGGATTGGGTGGGGAGCTCCTAAGTGGGTGTTGCTGCAGAGTTTGAGCATGCTGTGTCTTCTGATTTCAGTTGCAGCCAGCATTGGTTCTGTGGCTGACATTGTGGATAGCTTAAAGCTCGCCACCCCTTTCAAAATTGTGAGCTGA
- the LOC103716609 gene encoding auxin-responsive protein IAA25-like, whose protein sequence is MKATLLEKSPPKEEEGGEGGGGERVHEDRAKETANGFQSHLELRLGFSLNNGFEPGEGEGGGGGGGRSTTFRAPQDGHGTHQRSGMGIGGSKRCFSETTSGFVHPWSLAARQEKAALEQAHKKTSVLRATNPSPSVVGWPPIRAFRRNLGLPQASKSAMDSEKDTKKMKPVEGENTSNEPVARQTMFVKVNMEGYAVGRKIDLKVHDSYESLSQALQKMFHNFLMADYSKKSKEDGEEEIVTPSYILLYEDNEGDRMLVGDVPWEMFINTVKRLYIAQDPRTQKCGRVHLNLLEKTTKEGMTCLIKETRERSCLWN, encoded by the exons ATGAAGGCTACACTGCTTGAGAAATCACCACCCAAAGAGGAGGAAGGTGgtgaagggggagggggagaaagGGTTCATGAAGATAGAGCTAAGGAAACAGCTAATGGATTCCAAAGCCACTTGGAGCTAAGGCTTGGTTTCTCCTTGAACAATGGGTTTGAGCCTGGTGAAGGggaaggtggtggtggtggtggaggccGAAGCACAACGTTCCGAGCCCCTCAAGATGGACATGGCACACACCAGAGGAGTGGTATGGGGATTGGAGGTTCCAAGAGATGTTTCTCCGAGACTACTAGTGGTTTTGTCCACCCTTGGAGTCTGGCAGCCCGGCAAGAGAAGGCAGCTCTCGAGCAAGCCCATAAAAAGACTAGTGTCCTAAG GGCTACAAATCCTTCACCATCAGTTGTAGGCTGGCCTCCAATTCGCGCATTTAGGAGGAATTTGGGGCTTCCACAAGCATCAAAGTCTGCTATGGATTCAGAAAAGGATACCAAGAAAATGAAACCAGTGGAGGGAGAGAACACGAGCAACGAGCCTGTAGCAAGGCAAACAATGTTTGTGAAGGTGAATATGGAAGGCTATGCAGTTGGAAGAAAAATTGACTTAAAGGTTCATGATAGCTATGAATCGCTCTCTCAAGCCCTTCAGAAAATGTTTCATAACTTTTTGATGG CTGATTACTCGAAGAAATCAAAggaagatggagaagaagagattGTTACTCCTAGTTATATTCTTCTTTATGAGGACAATGAAGGAGATCGAATGCTTGTGGGCGATGTACCTTGGGA GATGTTCATCAATACAGTGAAAAGGCTATATATTGCACAAGATCCTAGGACACAAAAATGTG GTCGAGTACATTTGAACCTTCTGGAGAAAACAACTAAAGAGGGGATGACTTGTCTGATCAAAGAGACCAGGGAGAGAAGTTGCTTATGGAATTAG
- the LOC103716614 gene encoding amino acid permease 6-like isoform X2: MDQKRTIEDIDGGDHARQGTLWSATAHIVTAVIGSGVLALAWSVAQLGWIAGPLALFGFSGVTYYTSTLLANSYRSPDPIIGERNRTYMEAVRSYLGPKEVFMCGVAQYVNLWGTMVGYTITATTSMMRSDCFHRNGHGARCEASGTVLMVVFGLIQVVLSQFPSLENITWLSVVAAVMSFAYSFIGLGLCIAQWASNGGIRGGLASSSAVSSSKRAWNSLLALGNIAFAYTFAEVLIEIQDTLKSPPPENKTMKKAAMYGIGVTTIFYLSLGCIGYAAFGDDAPGNILAGFGIYEPFWLIDVGNICLILHLVGAYQVYAQPVFATIERRIASQWPEAKFIHRTYTVRVPLMEGGPLSFTLSKLLLRSVFVLLTTLVAMLVPFFNAVLGLLGALSFWPLTVFFPVSMHIAQRGIGWGAPKWVLLQSLSMLCLLISVAASIGSVADIVDSLKLATPFKIVS, encoded by the exons ATGGATCAGAAAAGAACCATAGAAGACATTGACGGGGGTGATCACGCAAGACAAG GAACCTTATGGTCTGCTACAGCGCATATTGTTACCGCGGTCATCGGCTCGGGGGTGCTAGCCCTGGCATGGAGTGTTGCACAATTAGGCTGGATTGCAGGACCGCTCGCTCTCTTCGGCTTCTCCGGCGTAACCTATTATACTTCCACCCTCTTAGCCAATTCCTATCGATCACCCGATCCAATCATCGGAGAAAGAAATCGAACATATATGGAAGCAGTCAGATCATACTTAG GCCCCAAGGAAGTATTCATGTGTGGAGTTGCTCAGTATGTAAATTTATGGGGGACTATGGTGGGCTACACTATAACAGCTACAACCAGCATGAT GCGATCGGACTGCTTTCATCGAAACGGGCACGGCGCAAGGTGTGAGGCCTCCGGGACCGTGCTCATGGTAGTGTTTGGGTTaattcaagttgtgctctctCAATTTCCAAGCTTGGAGAACATAACATGGCTGTCAGTGGTGGCAGCTGTGATGTCATTTGCTTACTCCTTCATAGGGCTTGGTCTGTGCATAGCACAATGGGCTTCTAATGGTGGAATCAGAGGGGGGCTGGCCAGTTCCAGTGCGGTGTCATCGAGCAAGAGAGCATGGAATTCACTACTAGCATTGGGGAACATAGCTTTTGCTTACACTTTTGCTGAGGTCCTGATTGAAATCCAG GATACATTGAAGTCCCCTCCACCAGAAAACAAAACAATGAAGAAGGCAGCCATGTATGGAATAGGGGTCACCACAATCTTCTACCTTTCTCTTGGCTGCATCGGATACGCAGCTTTCGGGGATGATGCTCCTGGAAACATTCTCGCTGGTTTCGGAATCTACGAGCCCTTTTGGCTCATCGACGTTGGAAATATATGCCTCATCCTTCATCTAGTGGGAGCATACCag GTCTATGCACAACCAGTCTTTGCCACTATAGAGAGACGGATCGCCTCACAGTGGCCAGAAGCCAAGTTCATCCACAGGACCTACACTGTAAGAGTGCCCCTCATGGAGGGCGGCCCCTTAAGCTTCACGCTTTCGAAGCTTCTCCTCCGATCGGTCTTCGTCCTCCTCACGACATTGGTGGCAATGCTGGTGCCATTCTTCAATGCTGTCTTGGGCCTTCTTGGTGCATTGAGCTTTTGGCCGCTGACCGTCTTCTTTCCAGTGAGCATGCACATAGCTCAGAGGGGGATTGGGTGGGGAGCTCCTAAGTGGGTGTTGCTGCAGAGTTTGAGCATGCTGTGTCTTCTGATTTCAGTTGCAGCCAGCATTGGTTCTGTGGCTGACATTGTGGATAGCTTAAAGCTCGCCACCCCTTTCAAAATTGTGAGCTGA
- the LOC103716611 gene encoding amino acid permease 8-like, which translates to MESVNDDGRIRTGTVWTATTHAITAVIGSGVLALPWSVAQLGWIIGPLALIACAYVTYYTAILLCDCYRAPDPVHGRRNYTYMDVVRSCLGPRDVFICGLAQYAMLWGTMIGYTIISAMSIVAVARSNCFHRKGHDASCHASGTSYMIVFGSVEIVLSQFPNLEKITLISVVAAIMSFAYLFIGLFLCISKLASHGSVGGTILGVKVGIDGVSATTKTWDSLQALGNIAFAYTYAMLLVEIQDTVKSPPPENQTMRRASLYAIGVTAALYISLGCIGYAALGNGTPGNILTGFYEPFWLVDIGNIAVVIHLVGAYQVYGQPIFAKYEEWLAKKWPESAFFHNVYTIPLSFSKGWTFRFTPCKLVLRSGFVVLTTLIALMLPFFNAIVGLLGAISFWPLTVYYPATCYMAQAKIKRGELKWVVLQCMSMVALLVSLLAAVGSVADIAQRLKHVTLFKAEL; encoded by the exons ATGGAGTCGGTGAATGATGATGGCCGCATAAGAACAG GAACTGTGTGGACAGCAACAACGCATGCAATTACTGCTGTCATAGGATCAGGTGTACTGGCGTTGCCATGGAGTGTAGCACAACTGGGCTGGATCATTGGCCCTCTTGCTCTCATTGCTTGTGCCTATGTGACTTACTACACTGCCATTCTACTTTGTGACTGCTATCGAGCTCCTGATCCAGTCCATGGAAGGAGAAACTACACATACATGGATGTCGTGCGATCATGCCTCG GGCCCAGAGATGTATTTATATGTGGTCTTGCGCAGTATGCGATGCTTTGGGGAACTATGATTGGGTACACAATAATTTCTGCAATGAGCATAGT AGCTGTTGCGCGTTCAAACTGCTTCCATCGCAAGGGGCATGATGCAAGTTGCCATGCATCAGGAACCTCATATATGATCGTATTTGGCTCGGTTGAAATTGTGCTATCCCAATTCCCAAACTTGGAGAAGATTACCTTAATTTCGGTGGTCGCCGCCATAATGTCGTTTGCATACTTGTTTATCGGGTTGTTCTTATGCATATCAAAGCTTGCTTCTCACGGTTCAGTTGGAGGTACGATTTTGGGAGTTAAGGTTGGGATTGATGGTGTCTCTGCAACAACCAAGACATGGGACTCATTACAAGCTCTTGGAAATATAGCTTTCGCATACACTTACGCCATGCTTCTTGTAGAAATCCAG GACACTGTGAAATCTCCCCCACCTGAGAACCAGACAATGAGGAGAGCAAGCTTGTACGCAATTGGAGTGACGGCAGCCTTATATATTTCACTTGGTTGCATAGGGTATGCAGCCTTAGGCAATGGCACTCCTGGAAACATCCTCACTGGATTCTATGAGCCCTTTTGGCTGGTGGACATTGGCAACATTGCAGTCGTCATTCATCTAGTTGGAGCCTATCAG GTGTATGGGCAACCGATCTTTGCCAAGTATGAGGAATGGCTTGCGAAGAAATGGCCAGAATCAGCCTTCTTCCACAATGTGTACACAATACCTCTATCCTTCTCCAAAGGCTGGACCTTTCGGTTCACACCGTGCAAGCTCGTCCTTCGATCGGGCTTTGTCGTGTTAACAACGTTGATAGCACTGATGCTGCCCTTCTTCAATGCAATTGTTGGACTGCTTGGTGCAATTTCCTTCTGGCCACTGACAGTGTACTACCCGGCGACTTGTTACATGGCTCAAGCCAAGATCAAGCGAGGAGAACTGAAGTGGGTGGTGCTCCAGTGCATGAGCATGGTTGCACTCCTTGTCTCGCTCCTCGCCGCCGTCGGGTCGGTCGCAGACATTGCTCAACGtctcaagcatgtaacattGTTTAAGGCCGAGTTGTAG